A stretch of Cucumis sativus cultivar 9930 chromosome 2, Cucumber_9930_V3, whole genome shotgun sequence DNA encodes these proteins:
- the LOC101215844 gene encoding S-adenosylmethionine decarboxylase proenzyme gives MTVLTKLTDASAPEQPPSPIGFEGFEKRLEITFSEPPIFQDPEGLGLRALTRTQLDSILEPACCTIVSHLSNSDFDSYVLSESSLFVYPRAIILKTCGTTKLLLSIPIILQLADSLSLAAVSVKYSRGTFIFPDYQPAPHRSFSEEVTALNVYFGHFHSEAYVLGDPAVPNRNWHIYSAVKTHSNVNRMDLVSLEICMTGLNREKAAVFFKKPGGEDSSAEKMTKMSKISEIIPNHIICDFEFDPCGYSMNGIEGAAYSTVHVTPEDGFSYASYEAMGFDTMELPFSELVNRVLRCFSPAEFSIATTCGDGDNSRSWAVDHADVEGYTCENVVKQEMVGGELVVYRTYSVDRRRCVEAPACKTLLMQCWKEAAANAAEEEVVLRRLSSA, from the coding sequence ATGACTGTGCTCACCAAACTCACGGACGCTTCGGCGCCGGAACAACCTCCTTCTCCGATCGGGTTCGAAGGCTTCGAGAAACGCCTAGAGATCACATTCTCTGAGCCGCCTATTTTTCAGGACCCTGAAGGACTCGGCCTACGAGCTCTGACTCGAACTCAACTCGATTCAATTCTCGAACCTGCTTGCTGCACTATCGTATCTCATCTCTCCAACTCGGATTTTGATTCTTACGTTCTCTCCGAATCGAGCCTCTTTGTTTATCCACGAGCAATCATCCTCAAAACTTGTGGCACCACCAAGCTTCTCCTCTCCATTCCGATTATACTCCAACTTGCTGATTCACTCTCACTCGCCGCCGTCTCCGTGAAATACTCTCGTGGAACCTTCATCTTCCCTGACTATCAACCTGCTCCTCACCGGAGCTTCTCCGAGGAAGTCACCGCACTGAATGTCTATTTCGGCCATTTCCACTCCGAGGCATACGTGCTCGGCGATCCGGCCGTTCCGAATCGCAACTGGCACATCTACTCCGCCGTGAAAACGCACTCAAATGTGAACCGTATGGATCTGGTTAGTCTAGAGATTTGCATGACGGGCTTGAACAGAGAGAAAGCTGcagttttcttcaaaaaacCTGGAGGAGAAGACTCATCGGCggaaaaaatgacaaaaatgtcCAAAATCTCAGAGATAATTCCGAATCACATCATCTGCGACTTCGAATTCGATCCGTGTGGGTACTCAATGAACGGAATCGAAGGTGCAGCTTACTCTACGGTGCACGTTACTCCAGAGGATGGTTTCAGTTACGCCAGCTACGAAGCTATGGGATTCGACACAATGGAGCTGCCTTTCTCGGAGCTGGTGAATCGAGTACTCCGATGCTTTTCTCCCGCGGAATTCTCAATCGCCACCACATGCGGCGACGGCGACAACTCCCGCTCGTGGGCTGTGGATCATGCTGACGTGGAAGGGTACACGTGTGAGAACGTTGTGAAGCAGGAGATGGTAGGTGGCGAGTTGGTAGTTTACCGTACGTACAGCGTGGATAGAAGAAGGTGCGTGGAGGCCCCGGCATGCAAGACTTTGCTGATGCAGTGCTGGAAGGAGGCTGCCGCCAATGCAGCGGAGGAAGAGGTGGTGCTCCGCCGTTTGTCGTCAGCttag